From Platichthys flesus chromosome 7, fPlaFle2.1, whole genome shotgun sequence:
CTCATTCCCCCCTCTGTAGGATTCTCTGAGCTGAATGGAAATGACCTTTCCCTCCTCTGAGGATATCCACGTGAATGGCCAAgtgcataaaaaacaaaacagtttgtcacagaaaaactgttttgttatataaaagaaataaaaagcacGAGATACGCGGAAACAGTTGTCTTTAATGTTGGATATTTCTGTCTATCAGAGCAACGGAGTCTTGTAACTTGATATTTTTCACATGTAAAATTCATTTGAGAGCAACAAACACGTCTTTCATACTATTTCCCAGATCTCTCCCGTCAACAACAATGACAGCCCACAATTTGATGTCATCAAAACCAACGGGAATGCAAATTGCACATAATACGGGTTGTTGCGTGGTTTCATGTGGCCCAACTCAGTGTGATGTGTCAGCTCACACTGGACCCTGTCCAAGCAAAGATTATGAGAGGGACAAACCAGGCTGGGGAAAAAACATCATCTGTATTTCTCTTCGTCGTGTTGTGTGATTGTTGCGGACAAACTTTGCGACTGTGCTCGAGGCAAATGGATTGTTGAGAGTTATGAGAGCCCGGTCGGAACAGTGAAGTGTGGTGGGCGAGGTGTAGGTGGTGTATGATGCccattcattattcatgagATGGGTGGGCAGAGCGTAAGTGGCAGCGACTGAAAGAAACTCTATTACTGAAGTGCATCAACTCCTCTAGGGCTCTTGACCTGATATCTGAAGGAGCAGGACATTGATCAATAAACTGCCTGGAGGAAAATCTGTGGAATTATCAATGAGCCGCGGACGCcacagagatgaggaggagggaggcctGATTTAACTTTGCATGACAGAGgtgaggattttttttgtttccatcaTATGAGAATGATTCATGGTTTGTTGCataaagatttaaagattttgaAGAGAGAGATCTGACTAAATAATTGTTTGTGCAGTCCTTTGGGACAGTTTACTTCTGTTTACTCACGACAGCTGGACACACAGTTCAGTCACCTGGTCTTATGTTTGAGCTGAGTGAATATGAACTTGTTTGAATTACAAAGTACAAGGTAAAACTTTCCTTTAAAATCAATATATCAACTCCTCTCTGTATGGTGCAATTTGACTGGCTGTTTAAACTTTACAGGAAAAAACAATGCCTCCTTGAACCCACTAAAATAAAGCACATCAAATTACAActacacatacaaacaatgtCAGACAGTTAAATTGGAACAAAATGATATTGTCGGTTGAGCCCTCGGACGCTTTTAATGATTTGGATTCTTCTTCATAAGTTGAGAATAAATATGACTTGACTACTTTTCACATCCATTCAAATACTATAGTTTATAGTTACTGTTACTTGAgtactttcactttttattcaTACTCAAATACATTgtagagtgtttttttttaactaaactaTATTTGCTTGGCATTTATCATTACATTATACAATGcaattcattttttatatattcattgATTACATTTTAGCTCACAAAGCCTGATTTCCTCTCAGACCATTATCTAACCTTTTATTAAGCTTtactttaatttacttttactAGAAAGTACTGCAGACTTGAGAACCATCAgtaaaatctgttcagtagaATCATTCAGTGTTTTGTCCTGGACTTTAACCTAATGAAACAAACATCttgtcagttttttctttttcacctcaTTTATTCTAAGAACAGGAGAACTGGTGACTGGGAACACTGGAATAAATGAACTGTAAAGATGGGGACACTGGTGGAAccaacgctgctgctgctgttctggCAGAGTGTTTGGGCTTTGGACGTCCCTCTGGAAAGTAAGACAGTAACTTCACTTGCTAACGAGAGATGTGTAGATTAACCTTCTTTTCTAGGAAATAAAGCCGACATGTTTCTCTGCCTGCAGTCCGACAACCCCCCACCATTATAAAGCAGTCAATGAAGGAGCATATTGTTGACCCTAAAGACACCATGGTCATAGAGTGTGAAGCCAAAGGAAACCCTCATCCGATGTAAGAGCTGACACGGTTCTTTCTTAAAGCTGACGTCCTTATCTGCAAACGGCTTCTCTGATTTTTCTGTCCCGCCTCCCACTTTCTGCTCAATCGTTAAGTTTCTCGTGGAGGCGTAACGGGAAGTACTTCAACGTGGCCCGTGACTCTCAGGCATCGATGCGCAGGCGCTCAGGGACGCTGGACATCTACGCCTGGAACAATCCCGAACAGTATGAGGCCGAGTATCAGTGCATCGCCTCCAATGAGTACGGGTCGGCATACTCCAACAAGATCATACTGAAACTCTACAGTAAGTTCAGAACTGGGACTGACAGACTTACAGTGACCTTGGTGTGGGCAGCGACTCAGTCCATATGCCACAATGAATATCCTATTAAACAAGATTATTGTTTGTGATTATtaatacagacaaacaaatcaatgtgaTCAAGTTTGCTTCTTGTTTACAGCACCTTCATCTCAGAATCcttgctataaaaaaaaagaaagatgtagACAATGCatgattattgaaatgtaaaaacaaaggcATGTGATATTCTATACTTTTAGTGCAACAAGACTTGTCCTGAACCTGTTGGCCTTCTTGACGTCCCTCTTTTCAAGCCCTTTAAGCCCCTTACTCAAAATAGACTAATAGATTATTGATTGGAGAAATAATGCTGGTTTCGTTTGTCTCAATGAGAAATAGATACAGAAATACAGGGGGTATGAGGCCTGTTAGAGAATGAGCCACAAGTTTGCAGCAGTTCTGTGTAAGCAGCTTTTTATGGTAATGTGTGGATCCTAAAATGATTTGCAAAAATAGAACCAGAGTATTTTCAGACCAAAACACATCCCATGAATTCCTTGAGTGGACcattgtattttaaaaagtttatgCACTCTGTTGATTCAATTCAACGGTTCTCAAACACCCATTTTGAGCTCTCaacatatttcacacacactgccacaacacaacaaacctcAGCTTTGCTCAGTGGAGACGTGTTTGTGCAGGAGCTCCCGTGTGGCCGAGGGAGATTCTGGAGCCACTGGTGGTCAGCGCTGGTTTGCCTCTGGTGTTGTCCTGTGACCCTCCAACTGGCCCCCCCAAACCTGAAACCCACTGGATGTCCAGCTGTGAGTCTCTGATACATGAAATTTAAGTCGGATCATTAAAGTATCTGATCCAAACTGACCAGGCAGAATTCCACCTGCCAGTCGTCCCACAAACTGTCTTGAGTCTCAACACCGTGTTTCATCTCAGGCTCATATGCGAGACCTTTCACCTGGCCGATCCAGACAGCGTTCCCCACCATGCAGGCTGTGCGGCAGGACCGCAGGGTTTCCATGGGAGTCAACGGAGACCTATACTTCTCTAACGTCCAGTTCAATGACTCAACCACGGATTACTGCTGTAACGCCCGTTTCCCCTACAAGAACGTCATCCAGCAGAAGATGCCCGTGGTGGTTAAAGTGCTGACGAGTGAGTATGACAGTGTGTTCCTGATGTTTTTATGCAGGTGTGTTCTGGATGACCCCTTGATTCTCTGGTCCAATTCTTCTTTTGAACAAGGCGTCGATTGATTTGTCATTTGTCAATTAGTGATCTTCTCAAGTTAAACTTTCAAATTGTGGTCAGTACGTTCCTCTGCATTGTCAGACAGGTTTtgtgactgtgtatgtgtgtgtgtgaccggtCAGTTGTGGTTTTGTCTCTCCCTCACAGCTCGAACAGTGTCCGAGGCTGCCCCCACCTGGCTGTCTCCCACCGGCTCGTCCAGCTCCATACTGGTCCTGCAAGGAGAGGAACTTCTCCTGGAGTGTATCGCTGCAGGAGTGTGAGTGTAGACAAGCGTAACGTTCTTGGTGATAGATTCTCGGTGTTATTACTCGTTTATTAGATGTTAGTCATCCTGTGTAAACTCTTGTTTGTCATCATCAAGGCCGACTCCTCACGTCACCTGGCTCAAGGATGGCGACGAGCTGACGGTGACGCCTCGCATGAAATTAAAACACTTCAACAAGATGATTCAAATCCCAAAGGCGTCGTTTGAGGACGTCGGTGAATACACGTGCACGGCCACCAATAAGATCGGCTACATCATGCACACAATAACCGTCAGGGTCAAAGGTGAGACACACCCTCAGAGAGATTCAGTTCTTTGTTTTCTTACTGCACAATAACGTTCAAACCACTGCAATACTTGCATTTGAAAGCGGCTCCATTCTGGTTGGAGAAGCCCAGTGATCTGGTGTTGGCTCCTGAGGAAAATGGACGATTGGTGTGTCGCTCTGATGGGGCCCCTCGTCCCTCAGTCAGCTGGTTGGTCAACGGGGAACCAATCGAAGGTGAGTTTTTAGAGGTCATCCAAAAAATCTGAATGGTAATAATGCTGCTGAATTTTtacttcttgtgtgtgtgtgtttatttttcccaGATGAGTTACCTCAGCCGAACAGACAAGTGTCAGGAGACACACTGAGCTTCCGCAGTGTGACGACTGTAAACACTGCTGTCTACCAGTGCAATGCTTCAAACCAGTATGGATACTTACTGGCAAATGCTTTTGTCAACGTGCTACGTAAGTTACCGCTCTGTCCGTTGTGACTTTTAcgttacacatacacataaaatcACTGTATTAATAAGGTTTTTTTAGGGATTTtaaaccccaaaaaacacacatttatattcaatgGTCAGCTCAAAATTCAATCCTCAAGGTCATAATAAGATTAATTGATAATGAATTGATGACGatgatgttgttattgttaagtTTTGTTTCGTAAAAcaccaaaacacaacacacttgaTCTCAAATCTTTACGTTATAAGATCAAGACCTCATCATTTCCTCCAGATGCAACACCACGAATCCTCGCGCCGAGGAATGACCTCATCAAGGTGATAGAGGGAAGTCGCGCTTTCTTAGATTGCCGCTACTTCGGTTCTCCGGTGCCTGAGTTACGATGGTGAGAACAAGCTGACGATTACAACTCAAGAGGGAGTTCACAGTGTGTCTATGTACTGTTTGTTTATGGTTCTGCTCACACAACAGGTCTAAATATGGACAGGGGAATCTGGAGGGAAAGCGCTTTAAGACCCACGGTAACGGGACCCTGGAGATCAAAAATATCCAGATAGAGGACCAGGGAACGTACCTGTGTGTCGTCAGCAACATCGCAGGCCGGGATGAAAGTCAAGTCCGgatagaggtcaaaggttagaATCACATTGTTTCACACTATAACTCTTTTTGTATTATGAATCAAACTTTACACGGACACACCTTTCGGTTCTTCTCAGAGCCCACATTGATTGTGACGAGACCACAGAGTATGAAAGTGATCCGTGGAAGCGACGTGCGATTCGAGTGTGGGGTGAAAGCTGATAGCAGCACTCCTGTCACAACCAGCTGGATGAAAGACAAAAAGCTGCTCAGTCTCGGCTGGAGGTGAGTCCTTTTTCAAATGTCAGTCCCCTAACTATGTCCCATTGTTGTGTTATAaagatccattcattattcTCTCGGAAATAAGTGAAAAGAATCTTGGATTGGCCCCTTTGTCCCGATCCGTGCTCCAATTCAATTGGTTTGTTCACACATGTCCCATCTTTCCACCGAGTTGCATCGAAATCTGTTTAGCTGCTTTTGTCCTTAGTGTAGGTAACATATCCCATAgagtcaaatacttatatatGCTTTCACCACATATCAAATGTGTTACTCACCGAAACTCTGTGCCCCTCAGAATCTCCCTGGACGAGTCAAATCTGGTCATCACGAATGTGAACCTAGGCGATGAGGGAGATTACACCTGTGTCATCAAGAGTGAGCTGGAACAGAAATCTGCCTCGGCACGCCTGATGGTGATGGGTATGACACGTGTAAATCAGTGATAGTTGGCCGTATACAGTGTGCTGGGCTTTTTAATTGTTCATGCTTTTTTTCTGTGTAGACCGTCCTGATCCTCCCACTAGTCTGGAGTTGTCTGATCCATATGAGCGCACCGTCAGACTCAGCTGGGTTCCAGGGTACAGTAACCACAACCCTGTCACAGGTAGGGGCCGCGAAACTTTATATAcccacagaaataaaaacagtgtttttaGAGAACGTGTTTATTGGTGTTTTACAGAGTACCTAGTGCAGTATGACGACGATGACTGGTTACCAGGGAAGTGGAGAAACCTGTCGACATACCCCGGAAACCTCAACTCCGTCATTCTGCATCTGGCACCTTTCACCTACTACGAGTTCAGGGTCATCGCTATAAACGAAATCGGAGCGAGTCGCCCCAGTCGTGCGTCGAAGCGCTTCCAGAGCAGCGGTGCACGTGGGTTTGAGGCTCCTGATACACTTTAGTTGTCAGAGATAATTCACTGTAAGCTGGGAAACAGAGTaatgtgtatatgtttatatgttttggGGAATATGCAGATTTGGACAGAGCGAGGTTCAATGTTTCTGTGGTGAAGTAAGGCTCATGGACATAGTCTTTTATTATCGTACAGATGTGAGAGTGGTAttgttcttctcttctttccccATATAACaactatttgtgtttttattctgcacAGCCCCAGATGTCATCCCGAAGAATTTGAAGGGTGTGGGTACATGGAGGAACAACATGGAGATCAGCTGGGAGGTAAGAGGAACTGAACCCATGAAAAACTGTAAGATCTTCATATTTAACTTGAccgttgtttttcttttccatattTTGAACTGGTGGCACGGTTTCACATGTTTTcccctgtgtctgtggtgtTCTGGCCTCCTCCCAGTCTGAAGCACACTGGGAGGTTAAAGGGAGACTCTGAATTGACcatgggtgtgaatgtgagggGGATTGGCTCCAGTTTCCCCTTCCGTGACCTTTAAAAGCATAAgcagatggacggatggataTTTTGATTTCTCCtgtataattaaaacaaaaaccacTGCTTCCTGTGAACCCCTCTTTCAGCCTCTGACCTACAGAGAGTGGAACGGGCCCCACCTCAAGTACCTGGTGTGGTGGAAGAGGAGAGATTCCCGGGAGGAGTGGAAGAATGCCACCACCAAATGGCTGAGATACTACATCTATGATGCAGATACCTTCACGCCCTATGATCTCAAAGTCCAGGCCGTCAATGACTTTGGGCTGGGCCCTGAGTCTCCAGTCGTAACTGGTTACTCTGGGGAAGACCGTAAGTGTCGGCATCCACTGAATCATATGGTAACAGAGAAATATTCACCTTGAGACCGCTGTTAGTGATCTCTCCTATCTTATCCTATAGGGGTGGATAAATGAAGGGTTCTGATAACGAAAACCATCTGTTGACAATATgtggctgtaaaaaaaaaaaactggatgtTTTTGCCTGTTTTCCTGAAGGTCCAATAACTGCACCCCTGAACCTGAGAGTGTCCGACATCGAGAGCACTCAGGTGACTGTGCACTGGGACCAGGTCACAAGGAACGTTATTATGGGAGAGCTGAAGGAATACAAGGTGTGTGAATTCAACATGGAATCATGGACTCAGTTTAAGAGGTGTGATTTATTACGTATACTCCAGccgaccaccagggggcagtccaGGCattttggcttctcttttgggAGCTTTCATGTCGTTTCTGCACAGTGAGAGAGGAGTCATCCATCTCTAAACATCTATATACAGCCTATGATTACAACATAATGTTTTTCCAAGTAGCCTTGTTACAGATCGTGGTTTTTAGTATGAAGGCATAAACGTGTTTCCTGTCAAAATGTGCAGGAATTCAAACTTCCCTAGAACAAGGTTGAAAAATAAGGATGCTTGTCCCCTCTCAGGTTTACTACTGGAGGGACAGCAGCCAGCTGAGGTGGCTGCGAGTAAACAGGGCGATGAAGTCCAAAGCGTTTCCAGACGATGATCCGGAGCCGTCTGGGGTCGTCCCCGGACTCTTCCCCTACAGCAACTACAAGATGTACATAGTGGTGGCAAACAATCGCTATGAAGGGCCACCCAGTAATCACATACACTTCTCAACACCTGAAGGAGGTAGGAAAAGTTTGTGATATagtcaagtttatttttaaatttaagtGCTGTACCatggaaacataaataacataaaataaaataaaattgtgggCTTTTCATTTAACCCTAAATATATGTACAGAAGAAGAACACTTTAAGTACAAAAGCGATATATATCTGTTTCAAACCTTGTTCAGTGTCACTTCTCACAACCAATACATCCAGTAGAGGGCAATGCAGAGTTGAGAGTTATATACTACTACTTAGGAAAAAGGCATTGTAAAACATTTGCTCCACGAGACAATGGTGAATATTGTTAATTTCCAAATCTCAGGTTAatattctcctgctgtgtttttgtctgtagtACCATCTGCGCCCAGTTCCTTCAGGATCCAACAGCGACATCTGGACAGTATTTACGTTGACTGGGACCTGCCAGCGGAACCCAACGGTGTCATCACTGGGTATTCCCTCAAGTACCAGACAGGTACACCAGCCCAATACCTGGAACACACTCAAATACCTTCAGGGATTTTCCTGTCTTCATAGACTTTAATGAAGAGTTCGGCAGTCTTCCTCACACAGCacaggttaaataacagaaaaggaAATGGTTTATTCACCAAGGCTGGCAAAGTTCTTCTCATGAAACCTAAGTCAGCATAACACATAATAGCACAGTTGAATATGCACTCGGAGACCAAAGTACCATTGAAGTGTGTTCTCCAGAGGGTAATGAACTCTTGTGTATGCACTGCACTGAGTGGGTAAGGTACTTAATGGCTCAGTTGTGTGCACTCAAGCAGCATCAAGTGTTCTCCGAGCTCACAGTAGCAAACTTCTTCTCTGGTCCCAGTGAATGCCACCAGGGGAGAGGAGCTACGAGTGGAGGAGTTCACTCCAAACGTAACAAGCTTCTCCCTCCGACGATTCGACCGCTACACTCGATACCGGTTCTCTGTGGCAGCGCGAACTCACCTCGGAATAGGGGAATGGCACACAGAGGAGTCACCGCACTACACCACGGAAAGTAATATACTTAACAAGTCATTTTCTAACGAATTAACAAATTTATGTTGATTTTTGTTGATGTGTATATTCATATGTTTACGTGTGTCTCAGCGTATGCTCAGGACCAGGTGGACATCACCACTCAGGGCTGGTTCATCGGGACCATGTGCGCTGTGGCTCTCATCGTGCTCATACTTCTCATAGTCTGCTTCATCAAGAGGAGCCGAGGGGGGAAATATCCAGGTAGGCTGGTGGCTCATGGCCAATTTATCGAAGGACGGAAAAAATATCTGATAGCATTTTGATATTAagtaaattaataattcatgatAATAAGTCAGCCAGTGGCCACAAGCACTCTTTATTTGGGTTGTCTGCCTGTCCGTCTAAACATACGTCAGGATTGGCTTGATGGAATCGTTATGTTGGACTCAAGCATGAACTGATTTGGGTTTGATGTTGGCTCCTTGAATATGAGATCCCATCAGAGAATTTCTATTTAGATTTTGGCCAATTGTCACAGCTATTATTCCAGTTTCCCAAgtatgaaaatattattttccgTTGTTGTTAGAGGATGAAAAACtccaaacaagacaaaaacaatatgCTTAAAAGTGTCACATTAAAAAGTGAATATGATCACAAATATCTCTGGTGTTTCTTTCATAACAAGGCAGCTTTGTTATAATTTCAGTACGAGAAAAGAAGGACATCTCCCTGGAGCCGGTAGATGACAAAGACCAAGAGGGATCATTCGATTATCGGTGAGAAGTGAAGGAAAGAGCCGGTGGAAAATAAACgaaacaagcaaacaacaatACACTTTCTGTATGAAATTGTGCGTTTTGTTTTCAAGTTGTCATTCATAAGATAAAGGATGCTCTTGTGAAGATATAATTGTGCAGTAACAAATACACTGGCCATTGATTTCCTTTGAAGATGCGCACTAGCATTCTCCTTGGTGAATTAAAGCTGCTCTGTGGAGTtatcatataaaataaatatacatttctaAGATTCTATGTCGTGTTATGAATtaaaacacttcctgttttgatAAAAATTGCTGCATTAAGCCACTACAGATCAAAACCTCCACAGGATACCTTTAATGGTGATGATCAATAACAGTTTTTATAATAACTCTTTGATCATACTTACattaatgtctttttttgtttctgtgttctcCCCAAACGCCTCAACCCTGTTCTTTTTGGCCCTGAATCACTGAAAGGTCTCTTGAAAGGTATGAAAAGACTAACTGTTGACACGACTGACAGTTCAACTTTACAATCCTGAACAGATGCTAAATAGATGATGCAGCCTTTGTAAATAGCAGACTCAAttttaaatatgacatttgATCATATTGTGAATATATGATGAAGGAACTGTGATCCATCCTCTCTTACAACGATCTTTTGTTTTGTAGGATTGCTCGTGTCTCCACTCTTCCCTACCCTCGGAGGTACGTACATGTATGCTGTGAAGTCCTGCCAAGTTAAACTGATTGATAGgaaggaaataaagaataatacaCGAATAATTCACTTCATACTTTAGATTTTGAGTTTTAAGcatcttttctgttttcaaaatgcACCTCTGACGtgaagcttttatttgttttgccatTATTTtgcagggaggaagagagagggctTCAGAGAGGCCAGCTGTCCATAGAGACAATGATGAAGCCATCCGAGAGCGACGACAGTCTGGTGGACTacggagatggaggagagatccCGTTCAACGAGGACGGCTCCTTCATCGGCCAGTACACAGGAACCAGGAGAGACGTCAGGGAGCTGGAATTCATCGGAGGCCTTGAGCTTCACTCTCCGATGAACACCATCTACTCCCTGGCATGAAACTCATCATCCTCTCATTCGTTCGGGTTGTGTCCGTTCAGCCTCGACTTTGAACTAAGAAACCGGAGGaactgctggtgctggtggtttGTCGGTTGATGTGAACGGCGGGAGACTGTAGCTGTTACATCCTCATGtatcagaagaagaaaacagtgGAAAGTTGAGACAATGATTCTAGAGAGATGCTTAATCATCTGGTGAAAAGGAGGCTTGgccttttcttttgtaaataaaaaaacctCCTGTTTATGCACAGACCGGCGCCTACGATGAATTATGGAGCGACACTGGCTGCACATCAGAAGAGGCAGAAGTGGATCAGTTTATCATGTTGATAAAAGCCGTTGCAAGGAACCACTTAACTACTGTTACCGCAGCTTTCCTGCTGAGTCTGCTACTTATTCAAATAATTAGTAATAATGAGATTTGtgctacttttattttgaagctgaATGTCTCCCTTCCCAGATAGCAAacagatgtgggccacttcaggcacTTCTGGCCTTCATGTGGctccaaaacaaaatgttggtAAAATAGTAAATGGGGCCAAAgtatcccaaaacaaatgtgggtCTTTTCTGGCAAACATGCTATGCTCTAGGCAAGATGTAATCTGTTGGTGAACCTAAAGTGGCACATGTGGCCTAAATGCCACAAAACAAATCCGGGTCGCCTGTGGTATTGCTATGACTGTACTTGTGGGCCAGATCAGCAAACAGGAGCAGGTGCCTGAAGTTGCTCATATTTCACtcataaataaagaatataaatcCTTCTGTAACAGCTTTTGTTGGTTTGACTCCTAACACAGTTATGCCctgatgtaaataaagaaatatttatttctacCTTATTCTTCAGGACTCTGAATGTTGATTTATATAGTTTCTGTGTCTTTGCTTGAAGGGGGTAACCAGAAACAGTTAGATTGCTACACTACCCCCTCTATGGACTCTGTACCCGTTGAGTAAGAACTTATCTGTCCATAATCTGAACAACAAACATTCTCTCAAGTGCAGGTTTTCTTTgggaggttaaaggtcaaataatttgttatttgactgACTTTTAGGACGCAACAGTTTTGTGTACTAAACCTTTTTTGTGACATAATGTGTTTGTGGTTAACGATTACCATGGTGTGTGTAGATTCCACCAGCAATACAAATTCAGTAAGTGTTCACTTTCGACTGCAAGAGCTCGGCCGAGGACGTTCACCATGAACAAGCTGATTCTACTTGCAGGTGAGTTGCGATAAAAACCTACATGATTGTTTTCttgaattgttttcttttattaacgCAATGTTAATGGACTAACTCTTTCTCTTAAAAAggtctctgtctttcccttgGCAGTGTGGGTGAGTTCATGAATTAATCAGTGGTAAATGCCAGCAATAGTTTTTAATTATGAAATATTCTGACAGAAATaataaagaattttttttttttttatgtgttaagTGTCATCTGCCAGACTggtttgttatttcacaaactGGTCCCAGTACAGACCCGGCAATGGGAAGTTTATGCCTTCCGATGTTGACCCAAACCTGTGCACCCACCTGATCTATGCCTTTGGTGGTATTAATGGGGCAAATGAGTTAGTCACCATAGAATGGAATGATGAGCAACTCTATAAATCCTTTAATGGACTCAAACAGAGGTCAGTCCGAGATTCTCTGACATATTTTGTCgtcaaatcaatattttttcCAACTAAATTTTAACTTCCATACAGGAATCCAGCTCTTAAAACACTGTTGGCAGTTGGCGGCTGGAACTTTGGAACGCAAAAGTGAGATGATtagtttaaaacaaatcaatgtagGTCTATATATGTTGTATTATGTCTTCTTCACCTTTCTGTCTCCAAAATGCTGCCCAGATTCACAACCATGGTGTCAACTcaagcaaacagaaacacattcatCCAGTCCTCCATCAAACTACTGAGAAAGTATGGCTTTGATGGATTGGACCTGGACTGGGAATACCCCGCTTCGAGAGAAAGTCCTCCAGAGGACCGGCAGAGATTCACTTTGTTATGCAAGGTCAGGTCCAGAATTACTGTGCAGATGTTCAGCTGATGTTTCACATGAAGCACGACGTGACTATGACGACTGGTGACTTGCTTTCAGGAACTCCTGGAGGCCTACAAGGCCGAGAGGACAGCGGCCGGCAAACCCAGATTACTTATCACTGCTGCTGTGCCTGCTGGGAAAGGAACCATTGATAAAGGCT
This genomic window contains:
- the nfascb gene encoding neurofascin is translated as MGTLVEPTLLLLFWQSVWALDVPLEIRQPPTIIKQSMKEHIVDPKDTMVIECEAKGNPHPIFSWRRNGKYFNVARDSQASMRRRSGTLDIYAWNNPEQYEAEYQCIASNEYGSAYSNKIILKLYRAPVWPREILEPLVVSAGLPLVLSCDPPTGPPKPETHWMSSCSYARPFTWPIQTAFPTMQAVRQDRRVSMGVNGDLYFSNVQFNDSTTDYCCNARFPYKNVIQQKMPVVVKVLTTRTVSEAAPTWLSPTGSSSSILVLQGEELLLECIAAGVPTPHVTWLKDGDELTVTPRMKLKHFNKMIQIPKASFEDVGEYTCTATNKIGYIMHTITVRVKAAPFWLEKPSDLVLAPEENGRLVCRSDGAPRPSVSWLVNGEPIEDELPQPNRQVSGDTLSFRSVTTVNTAVYQCNASNQYGYLLANAFVNVLHATPRILAPRNDLIKVIEGSRAFLDCRYFGSPVPELRWSKYGQGNLEGKRFKTHGNGTLEIKNIQIEDQGTYLCVVSNIAGRDESQVRIEVKEPTLIVTRPQSMKVIRGSDVRFECGVKADSSTPVTTSWMKDKKLLSLGWRISLDESNLVITNVNLGDEGDYTCVIKSELEQKSASARLMVMDRPDPPTSLELSDPYERTVRLSWVPGYSNHNPVTEYLVQYDDDDWLPGKWRNLSTYPGNLNSVILHLAPFTYYEFRVIAINEIGASRPSRASKRFQSSGAPPDVIPKNLKGVGTWRNNMEISWEPLTYREWNGPHLKYLVWWKRRDSREEWKNATTKWLRYYIYDADTFTPYDLKVQAVNDFGLGPESPVVTGYSGEDRPITAPLNLRVSDIESTQVTVHWDQVTRNVIMGELKEYKVYYWRDSSQLRWLRVNRAMKSKAFPDDDPEPSGVVPGLFPYSNYKMYIVVANNRYEGPPSNHIHFSTPEGVPSAPSSFRIQQRHLDSIYVDWDLPAEPNGVITGYSLKYQTVNATRGEELRVEEFTPNVTSFSLRRFDRYTRYRFSVAARTHLGIGEWHTEESPHYTTETYAQDQVDITTQGWFIGTMCAVALIVLILLIVCFIKRSRGGKYPVREKKDISLEPVDDKDQEGSFDYRSLERIARVSTLPYPRREEERGLQRGQLSIETMMKPSESDDSLVDYGDGGEIPFNEDGSFIGQYTGTRRDVRELEFIGGLELHSPMNTIYSLA